In the genome of Kitasatospora cathayae, one region contains:
- a CDS encoding SHOCT domain-containing protein yields MMWYGGSGWGGWLVMGVFMVLFWAVLIAGVIALVHYLTSAHRDRQPGPPPPPGEPGRSSRQAEDVLAERFARGEIDDDEYKRRLALLREHR; encoded by the coding sequence ATGATGTGGTACGGCGGCTCGGGCTGGGGCGGCTGGCTCGTCATGGGCGTGTTCATGGTGCTGTTCTGGGCAGTGCTGATCGCCGGTGTCATCGCGCTCGTCCACTACCTCACCAGCGCCCACCGCGACCGTCAGCCCGGCCCGCCCCCACCTCCCGGTGAGCCGGGCCGGAGCAGCCGGCAGGCCGAGGACGTACTGGCCGAGCGGTTCGCCCGCGGGGAGATCGACGACGACGAGTACAAACGCCGACTCGCGCTGCTGCGGGAGCACCGGTGA
- a CDS encoding LbetaH domain-containing protein, translated as MSLVSSLIYRRRHPLLRRPVQELLALYGVEVPAAVEIGPGLKVFHRGFGLVLRPLTTLGANVTLYNGVTIGRADPWIPSEDSRMEWIVVEDDVCLCAGARVVCKTGVLTVGRGTIVGANAVLTRSTGPGEIWAGVPARRIGTRADLPATAPAAN; from the coding sequence ATGTCGCTCGTCTCCTCACTGATCTACCGGCGCCGCCACCCGCTCCTGAGACGGCCGGTGCAGGAGCTGCTGGCGCTCTACGGCGTCGAGGTACCGGCCGCGGTCGAGATCGGCCCGGGCCTCAAGGTCTTCCACCGCGGGTTCGGGCTGGTGCTCCGCCCACTCACCACCCTGGGCGCCAACGTCACCCTGTACAACGGCGTGACCATCGGGCGCGCCGACCCGTGGATTCCCTCCGAGGACAGCCGGATGGAATGGATCGTGGTCGAGGACGACGTCTGCCTGTGCGCGGGCGCGCGAGTCGTCTGCAAGACGGGCGTGCTCACGGTCGGACGCGGGACCATCGTGGGCGCCAACGCGGTCCTCACCCGCTCCACCGGGCCCGGCGAGATCTGGGCCGGCGTCCCGGCCAGGAGGATCGGCACCCGCGCCGACCTCCCCGCAACGGCACCGGCGGCGAACTGA
- a CDS encoding heavy metal translocating P-type ATPase, with product MGVVDVVVVVAAVVLIAGLGWFFFGPRRAQAARLEGRVQRVDVTVRGGYKPDVIRLRQGVPAELVFDRQESGECTSRVVFPDLRVSAALPAYQRTTVSLVPSRAGSFGFACGMNMIHGTLLVEPDGDRTGPGGDGADDATATAPAPAEAEHARPAAVGAGEEEQDAEAAERQAEIRDLTRRVVFGAVLTAPVLFAVMAHELFGADWVPGWMLNHWVQLVLITPVMFYTGWPIHRIGWLTLVHRGADMNSLITLGTSAAYGYSLLVTLAPGLLPSEVREVYFEAVGVILTLILLGRLLEARAKAGTGEAIRALLGLQARTARVIRDGTEAEIPVEDVAVGDEVVIRPGEKVPVDAEVISGSSAVDESMVTGEPMPVTKHPGDTVIGATVNGTGSLRVRASKIGADTMLAQIIRLVRQAQASKAPIQRLADAVSAYFVPAVIAIAIATFAIWFTVGPSPAFTLALVSAVAVLIIACPCALGLATPLSIMVGTGKGAQAGILIRSAEALETAHKLDTVVLDKTGTITAGTPVLTDHHPVGDLDKTELLRLVAAAEAPSEHPLAAAIVAGARERGLTVPEATVFDSVTGKGVQATVDGRVVLVGSRRLLADVGIDTTALEDTAAELSALGRTPVLAAIDGRPAGVLAVADTVKPDSAQAVAALRALGVDVVMLTGDNRRTAAAIAGEVGIARVLAEVLPEHKADEVRRLQAEGRTVGMVGDGINDAPALAAADVGLAIGTGTDVAIEAADITLISGSLAGVVTAIRLSRATMRNIRQNLFFALVYNAVGIPIAAGALYPLWGIRLSPIIAAAAMALSSLSVVTNSNRLRRWHPAPLPAGTSTPAPVEPRVEVPDDHASAAPPAAETVTDPVCGMSLDAASAAERRDTDTDTYYFCSARCAAAFDAEPACYRTQAEGETHRRGEHR from the coding sequence ATGGGTGTCGTCGACGTGGTCGTGGTCGTGGCCGCCGTCGTACTGATCGCCGGACTCGGCTGGTTCTTCTTCGGGCCGCGCCGTGCCCAGGCGGCGCGTCTGGAGGGCCGGGTGCAGCGGGTGGACGTGACGGTGCGAGGCGGCTACAAGCCGGACGTCATCCGCCTGCGTCAGGGCGTGCCGGCGGAGCTGGTGTTCGACCGGCAGGAGAGCGGCGAGTGCACCTCCCGGGTGGTCTTCCCGGATCTGCGGGTCAGCGCCGCCCTGCCCGCCTACCAGCGCACCACTGTGTCGCTCGTCCCGTCCCGAGCCGGTTCGTTCGGGTTCGCCTGTGGGATGAACATGATCCACGGCACCCTCCTCGTCGAGCCCGACGGTGATCGGACTGGCCCCGGCGGCGACGGGGCGGACGACGCGACCGCCACGGCCCCGGCGCCGGCCGAGGCGGAGCACGCCCGGCCCGCCGCAGTCGGCGCCGGGGAGGAGGAACAGGACGCGGAGGCGGCCGAGCGGCAGGCGGAGATCCGGGACCTGACCCGCCGGGTCGTCTTCGGTGCGGTGCTGACCGCGCCGGTGCTGTTCGCGGTGATGGCGCACGAGCTGTTCGGCGCCGACTGGGTACCCGGCTGGATGCTGAATCACTGGGTGCAGCTGGTGCTGATCACCCCGGTGATGTTCTACACCGGCTGGCCCATCCACCGGATCGGCTGGCTGACCCTGGTCCACCGCGGCGCGGACATGAACTCCCTGATCACACTGGGCACCAGCGCCGCCTACGGTTACAGCCTGCTGGTCACCCTCGCCCCCGGCCTGCTGCCGTCCGAAGTGCGGGAGGTGTACTTCGAGGCGGTCGGAGTGATCCTCACCCTGATCCTGCTCGGACGCCTCCTGGAGGCCCGGGCCAAGGCCGGCACGGGTGAGGCGATCCGTGCCCTGCTCGGCCTCCAGGCGCGCACGGCCCGCGTCATCCGCGACGGCACCGAGGCGGAGATCCCAGTCGAGGACGTGGCGGTGGGCGACGAGGTGGTCATCCGGCCCGGCGAGAAGGTCCCGGTGGACGCCGAGGTGATCTCGGGTTCGTCGGCGGTGGACGAGTCCATGGTCACCGGCGAGCCGATGCCCGTCACCAAGCACCCCGGGGACACGGTGATCGGCGCGACCGTCAACGGCACCGGCTCCCTGCGGGTACGGGCGAGCAAGATCGGCGCCGACACCATGCTCGCCCAGATCATCCGCCTGGTACGGCAGGCCCAGGCCTCGAAGGCCCCCATCCAGCGCCTCGCCGACGCCGTCTCCGCCTACTTCGTCCCGGCCGTGATCGCCATCGCGATCGCCACGTTCGCCATCTGGTTCACCGTCGGCCCGTCCCCGGCGTTCACCCTCGCCCTGGTGTCGGCGGTCGCAGTGCTGATCATCGCCTGCCCGTGCGCGCTGGGCCTGGCCACCCCGCTGTCCATCATGGTCGGCACCGGCAAGGGCGCCCAGGCGGGCATCCTGATCCGCTCCGCCGAGGCGCTGGAGACGGCGCACAAGCTCGACACCGTCGTCCTCGACAAGACCGGCACCATCACTGCCGGCACCCCCGTCCTCACCGACCACCACCCCGTCGGCGACCTCGACAAGACGGAACTGCTGCGGCTGGTCGCCGCCGCCGAGGCGCCGAGCGAGCATCCGTTGGCCGCCGCGATCGTCGCCGGTGCCCGCGAACGCGGGCTGACGGTCCCCGAGGCCACGGTGTTCGACTCCGTCACCGGCAAGGGCGTCCAGGCCACCGTCGACGGCCGCGTCGTCCTGGTCGGCAGCCGGCGCCTGCTCGCCGACGTCGGCATCGACACCACGGCGTTGGAGGACACCGCCGCCGAGCTCTCCGCGCTGGGCCGCACCCCGGTGCTGGCGGCGATCGACGGTCGGCCCGCCGGGGTGCTGGCTGTTGCCGACACCGTCAAGCCCGACTCCGCGCAGGCAGTCGCCGCCCTGCGTGCCCTGGGGGTCGACGTGGTGATGCTGACCGGTGACAACCGGCGTACCGCCGCCGCCATCGCGGGGGAGGTCGGCATCGCCCGGGTGCTGGCCGAGGTCCTGCCCGAGCACAAAGCCGACGAGGTCCGCCGGCTCCAGGCCGAAGGCCGCACCGTCGGCATGGTCGGCGACGGCATCAACGACGCCCCGGCACTGGCCGCCGCCGACGTCGGCCTCGCGATCGGCACCGGCACCGACGTTGCGATCGAGGCCGCCGACATCACCCTCATCTCCGGCTCCCTCGCCGGGGTGGTCACCGCCATCCGGCTCTCCCGCGCGACCATGCGCAACATCCGGCAGAACCTGTTCTTCGCCCTCGTCTACAACGCCGTGGGCATCCCCATCGCTGCCGGCGCCCTATACCCGCTCTGGGGTATCCGGCTCAGCCCGATCATCGCCGCCGCCGCGATGGCCCTGTCCTCCCTCTCCGTCGTCACCAACTCCAACCGGCTGCGGCGCTGGCACCCGGCGCCCCTGCCCGCCGGCACCAGCACCCCTGCCCCGGTCGAGCCCCGCGTGGAAGTACCCGACGACCACGCCAGCGCCGCTCCGCCCGCCGCCGAGACGGTCACCGACCCGGTGTGCGGGATGAGTCTCGATGCGGCGAGCGCCGCCGAACGGCGCGATACCGACACCGACACCTACTACTTCTGCTCCGCCCGCTGCGCGGCCGCGTTCGACGCCGAACCGGCGTGCTACCGGACCCAGGCCGAGGGCGAAACGCACCGCCGCGGCGAGCACCGATGA
- a CDS encoding SHOCT domain-containing protein, translating to MKLEAAAARFGHGTGVRKVLAMMYWHNGGMSGWGWFGMSLGMLLVTALLVIGGVLLFWSLDRTTTHPAPPAPPAALGPTPPEQLLAARFARGKIDDQEYRKRLAALRDTAHP from the coding sequence TTGAAGCTGGAAGCCGCAGCAGCCCGCTTCGGCCACGGCACGGGCGTGCGGAAGGTGCTCGCGATGATGTACTGGCACAACGGCGGTATGAGCGGCTGGGGCTGGTTCGGCATGAGCCTCGGCATGCTGCTGGTCACCGCGCTTCTCGTCATCGGCGGCGTCCTGCTCTTCTGGTCTCTGGACCGGACGACCACGCACCCTGCGCCGCCGGCCCCGCCGGCCGCCCTGGGCCCGACCCCGCCCGAGCAACTGCTCGCCGCGCGGTTCGCCCGCGGCAAGATCGACGACCAGGAGTACCGCAAGCGGCTCGCCGCCCTGCGCGACACCGCACACCCGTGA
- a CDS encoding DUF2933 domain-containing protein, with the protein MKNNRSYGLYAIAIAIAFVGALALGVPVGTLALLGTVAVCPLMMFFMMRGMHGMGGDDRHRDTSDDRDPFRTRDDHRDHPAPR; encoded by the coding sequence ATGAAGAACAACCGGAGCTACGGCCTGTACGCGATCGCGATCGCCATCGCCTTCGTCGGTGCGCTCGCCCTCGGCGTCCCCGTCGGTACCCTCGCGCTGCTCGGCACCGTCGCCGTCTGCCCGCTGATGATGTTCTTCATGATGCGCGGCATGCACGGCATGGGCGGCGACGACCGGCACCGCGACACCAGCGACGATCGCGACCCGTTCCGCACGAGGGACGACCACCGCGACCACCCCGCCCCCCGGTGA
- a CDS encoding methyltransferase family protein codes for MDDAAYGLWPLVVLNTALFVVFAASFFHPRSRRDWRAMGAYSAFLVALFTEMYGVPLTIYLLGSWLGASFPLLRDTHAGGHLWNDLIGWSGDPHLSPFHLASYLAIGAGFWLLAAAWRVLHAAAQQHRLATTGPYARVRHPQYDGFLLIMIGFLLQWPTIPTLAMFPVLVYVYIRLARSEEREVAAEFGDAWTAYTAHTPAFWPRMRHDRPHPPGRDTAADARTAARRFGSPHAPRRL; via the coding sequence ATGGACGACGCCGCGTACGGCCTGTGGCCGCTGGTAGTCCTCAACACCGCCCTGTTCGTGGTGTTCGCCGCCAGCTTCTTCCACCCCCGAAGCCGCCGGGACTGGCGCGCGATGGGCGCCTACAGCGCCTTCCTCGTCGCCCTGTTCACCGAGATGTACGGCGTCCCGCTCACCATCTACCTGCTCGGCAGCTGGCTCGGCGCCTCCTTCCCGCTCCTCAGGGACACCCACGCCGGCGGCCACCTGTGGAACGACCTCATCGGCTGGAGCGGCGACCCGCACCTGTCCCCCTTCCACCTCGCCAGCTATCTCGCCATCGGCGCGGGATTCTGGCTGCTCGCCGCCGCCTGGCGCGTCCTGCACGCCGCCGCACAGCAGCACCGCCTCGCCACCACCGGCCCGTACGCGAGGGTCCGCCACCCGCAGTACGACGGGTTCCTGCTCATCATGATCGGCTTCCTGCTGCAGTGGCCCACCATCCCCACCCTCGCCATGTTCCCGGTCCTCGTGTACGTCTACATCCGCCTCGCCCGCAGCGAGGAACGCGAGGTCGCCGCCGAGTTCGGCGACGCCTGGACCGCCTACACCGCCCACACTCCCGCGTTCTGGCCCCGTATGCGCCACGATCGCCCGCATCCCCCCGGGCGCGACACGGCAGCCGACGCGCGTACGGCAGCCCGCCGATTCGGTTCTCCACACGCACCTCGGAGGCTCTGA
- a CDS encoding PspA/IM30 family protein has translation MTSIMRRIADLFRLKVGKALDRAEDPREVLDYSYEKQLDLVQKVRRGLADVATSRKRIELQLTQLTQSSTKLEDQARQALATGREDLAREALSRRAAVTSQITDLQAQQVSLQAEEEKLTLASQRLQEKVDAFRTRKETIKASYTAAEAQTRISEAVTGISEEMGDIGTAMQRAQDKTEQLQDRAGALDELMASGALEDATLPAGRDDIQAQLDAASEGHDIEADLARMKAQLSAGPADAPALGTGRPATAPGERPATS, from the coding sequence ATGACGAGCATCATGCGCCGTATCGCCGACCTGTTCAGACTCAAGGTGGGCAAGGCCCTGGACCGCGCGGAGGACCCGCGCGAGGTGCTGGACTACTCCTACGAGAAACAGCTCGACCTGGTGCAGAAGGTGCGACGCGGACTGGCGGACGTGGCCACCAGCCGCAAGCGCATCGAACTGCAACTCACCCAGCTGACCCAGTCCTCCACCAAACTGGAGGACCAGGCCCGGCAGGCACTGGCGACCGGCCGCGAGGACCTCGCCCGTGAGGCCCTGTCCCGGCGGGCCGCCGTGACCTCCCAGATCACCGATCTCCAGGCCCAGCAGGTCTCGCTGCAGGCGGAGGAGGAGAAGCTCACGCTGGCCTCGCAGCGGCTGCAGGAGAAGGTGGACGCGTTCCGCACCCGCAAGGAGACGATCAAAGCGAGCTACACGGCGGCCGAGGCCCAGACCCGCATCAGCGAGGCTGTCACCGGCATCTCCGAGGAGATGGGCGACATCGGCACGGCCATGCAACGCGCTCAGGACAAGACGGAGCAGTTGCAGGACCGGGCCGGAGCACTGGACGAGCTGATGGCCTCCGGCGCGCTGGAGGACGCCACCCTGCCCGCTGGGCGCGATGACATCCAGGCCCAGCTCGACGCGGCGAGTGAAGGCCACGACATCGAGGCCGACCTGGCCCGGATGAAGGCCCAGCTGTCCGCCGGGCCCGCCGACGCGCCGGCCCTCGGGACCGGCAGACCCGCCACCGCGCCGGGAGAGCGGCCGGCCACGTCATGA
- the pspAA gene encoding PspA-associated protein PspAA, with product MIVRILGEGQYTLADEHLRELNALDSRLKDAVDAGDESEFTATLRALLAAVRRLGTPLPADALTTSELVLPDEDMSLAQVSALLGDEGLIPGL from the coding sequence ATGATCGTGCGCATCCTCGGAGAGGGTCAGTACACCCTGGCCGACGAACACCTGAGAGAGCTGAACGCACTCGACTCCCGCCTTAAGGACGCCGTCGACGCCGGGGACGAGAGCGAGTTCACCGCCACACTCAGGGCCCTCCTGGCCGCCGTGCGCCGCCTCGGAACCCCGCTGCCCGCAGACGCCCTCACGACGTCCGAACTGGTCCTGCCCGACGAGGACATGAGCCTCGCGCAAGTGAGCGCGCTGCTCGGCGACGAAGGCCTGATCCCAGGGTTATGA
- a CDS encoding DUF5131 family protein, protein MGDRSGIEWTEATWNPTTGCDRISAGCDNCYALTLAKRLKAMGAAKYQTDGDPRTSGPGFGLALHPDALEVPKRWRGSRMVFVNSMSDLFHARVPLSFVRDVFQVIADTPHHTYQVLTKRSVRLRRIAGRLEWPDNLWMGVSVENTAQLGRIDDLRTVAASVRFLSLEPLLGPLPGLRLDGIGWVIAGGESGAGHRPMDPAWVVEIRDACLAADVPFFFKQWGGHNPKARGRDLNGRTWDEMPQRHPLPVP, encoded by the coding sequence GTGGGCGATCGCAGCGGCATCGAGTGGACGGAAGCCACCTGGAACCCGACCACCGGATGCGACCGCATCTCCGCCGGCTGCGACAACTGCTACGCACTCACACTGGCGAAGCGGCTGAAAGCCATGGGAGCCGCCAAGTACCAGACGGACGGCGACCCGCGAACTTCCGGGCCCGGATTCGGACTTGCGCTCCATCCGGACGCCCTGGAGGTACCGAAGCGATGGCGCGGCTCCCGGATGGTGTTCGTGAACTCCATGAGCGACCTCTTCCACGCCCGCGTGCCGCTGTCGTTCGTCCGGGACGTCTTCCAGGTGATCGCCGACACCCCGCACCACACCTACCAGGTGCTGACGAAACGGTCCGTGCGGCTACGCCGCATCGCCGGCCGGCTGGAGTGGCCGGACAACCTCTGGATGGGCGTATCGGTCGAGAACACCGCTCAGTTGGGCCGTATCGACGATCTGCGAACGGTTGCGGCCTCAGTCCGGTTCCTCTCCCTGGAGCCGCTGCTCGGGCCACTGCCAGGGCTCCGACTCGACGGCATCGGCTGGGTGATCGCCGGCGGCGAGTCCGGAGCCGGCCACCGCCCCATGGATCCCGCGTGGGTGGTCGAGATCCGTGACGCCTGCCTGGCGGCCGACGTGCCGTTCTTCTTCAAGCAGTGGGGCGGGCACAACCCCAAGGCCCGCGGCCGTGACCTCAACGGCCGGACCTGGGACGAGATGCCGCAGCGCCACCCGCTCCCTGTGCCCTGA
- a CDS encoding three-Cys-motif partner protein TcmP: MAAPKDVIWPRDPHTAAKHALLRRYLQAWAPIMLSRNEVVTYAEGFAGPGIYSGGEPGSPVVAHHVLSGALRRSPRRVKMVLVEEDARRLTELEQRIAAAVGTSRSGTDRLDTRIARGRCHPDLLQQLTLAGSLRHPVFVLLDGFGGPEVPFQLLREIAARHRSSEVMVTFQPAFLVRFAGKDERHRAAGDTFFGGDDWHGVFQQPRSMKAAYLRDRYRESLQRAGFQHTLVFEMIDEAGHLLYLIFGTRHERGVEKMKEAMWVVDTTSGVRYRDPKDPNQQALDLALEPDTGALRRILLGHLRAAPAARSVDQLKKYALLETVYRPTQVIPLLKRMRDEGDIAVSPGRIIGSSTVAAVRQGALF, encoded by the coding sequence ATGGCGGCACCGAAGGACGTCATCTGGCCACGCGACCCGCACACCGCAGCCAAGCACGCCCTGCTGCGGCGCTACCTCCAGGCCTGGGCACCGATCATGCTCAGCCGCAACGAAGTCGTCACTTACGCCGAAGGGTTCGCCGGCCCCGGCATCTACAGCGGCGGAGAGCCCGGCTCCCCTGTCGTCGCCCACCACGTGCTGTCCGGCGCGCTGCGGCGCAGCCCTCGCCGGGTGAAGATGGTGCTGGTCGAGGAGGACGCCCGGCGCCTGACCGAGCTGGAACAGCGCATCGCGGCAGCCGTCGGAACCTCACGCTCCGGCACCGACCGGCTGGACACACGGATCGCCCGGGGCAGATGCCACCCGGACCTGCTCCAGCAGCTCACCCTGGCAGGCAGTCTGCGCCATCCCGTGTTCGTGCTGCTCGACGGCTTCGGCGGTCCCGAAGTCCCCTTCCAGCTCCTGCGGGAGATCGCCGCACGTCATCGCAGCAGCGAGGTGATGGTCACCTTCCAGCCCGCCTTCCTCGTCCGCTTCGCCGGCAAGGACGAACGCCACCGCGCAGCCGGCGACACGTTCTTCGGCGGCGACGACTGGCACGGCGTCTTCCAGCAACCACGGTCCATGAAGGCCGCCTACCTGCGCGACCGCTACCGCGAATCCCTCCAGCGCGCCGGGTTCCAGCACACCCTGGTCTTCGAGATGATCGACGAAGCCGGCCACCTCCTCTACCTCATCTTCGGCACCCGCCACGAACGAGGCGTCGAGAAGATGAAGGAGGCCATGTGGGTCGTCGACACCACCTCCGGCGTCCGCTACCGTGACCCCAAGGACCCCAACCAGCAGGCCCTCGACCTCGCCCTCGAACCCGACACCGGAGCGCTTCGCCGTATCCTGCTCGGTCACCTGCGCGCGGCACCGGCCGCGCGAAGCGTCGACCAGCTCAAGAAGTACGCGCTCCTGGAGACCGTCTACCGGCCCACCCAGGTCATACCGCTGCTGAAGAGGATGCGGGACGAGGGGGACATCGCCGTCTCGCCGGGCCGGATCATCGGGAGCAGCACCGTCGCGGCCGTCCGCCAAGGCGCTCTGTTCTGA
- a CDS encoding chromate resistance protein ChrB domain-containing protein encodes MKWVTRERPKTDRIACPWLIRRFIDPDAQILYVPADQVLAVAEREGAHSFDASGAEFTHRGDRCTFEVFIDHYGLADDPALMRLAAVVHAADIRADLSSHPIGFGLYAIGVGGLEAESDDQRLLERGSFVYDALYAWCTRPDSHSWPRP; translated from the coding sequence ATGAAATGGGTCACGCGCGAGCGCCCGAAAACCGACCGGATCGCCTGCCCCTGGCTGATCCGCCGTTTCATCGACCCGGATGCCCAGATCCTCTACGTCCCGGCCGACCAGGTCCTGGCCGTCGCCGAACGCGAGGGCGCCCACTCCTTCGACGCGTCCGGCGCGGAGTTCACCCACCGGGGTGACCGGTGCACCTTCGAGGTCTTCATCGACCACTACGGCCTCGCCGACGATCCGGCCCTGATGCGACTCGCCGCAGTGGTCCACGCCGCCGACATCCGCGCCGACCTCTCCAGCCATCCCATAGGGTTCGGTCTGTATGCCATTGGCGTCGGCGGGCTCGAAGCCGAGAGCGACGACCAGCGCCTGCTGGAGCGCGGCAGCTTCGTCTACGACGCCCTCTACGCGTGGTGCACCCGCCCCGACAGCCACTCCTGGCCCCGCCCCTGA
- a CDS encoding chromate transporter, whose amino-acid sequence MQTKPPAPMPPILPLALGALGSGGTLASLGLFFLKTGALVFGSGLAIVPLLRDGVVAQHHWLTESQFLDAVAMGLITPGPVVITAAFIGYLVAGPTGALVAAVAIFTPIYLGVVVPGRWFVRHRDNRQVKAFVTGATAAAAGALAGAVVVLTRQAVIDLPTAAIALVTLGLLWRFKIPEPYVVLAAGTLGLVLH is encoded by the coding sequence TTGCAGACGAAGCCGCCCGCCCCGATGCCGCCGATCCTCCCGCTTGCCTTGGGGGCTCTCGGCAGCGGCGGCACCCTGGCCTCGCTCGGCCTCTTCTTCCTCAAGACCGGCGCCCTGGTCTTCGGTTCGGGACTTGCCATCGTCCCGCTGCTGCGCGACGGCGTGGTCGCCCAGCACCACTGGCTCACCGAGTCCCAGTTCCTCGACGCCGTCGCCATGGGCCTGATCACCCCCGGCCCGGTCGTCATCACCGCCGCTTTCATCGGCTACCTCGTCGCCGGCCCCACCGGTGCGCTGGTCGCCGCCGTCGCGATCTTCACCCCGATCTACCTCGGCGTGGTCGTCCCTGGCCGCTGGTTCGTCCGCCACCGCGACAACCGGCAGGTCAAGGCGTTCGTCACCGGCGCGACCGCCGCAGCTGCCGGCGCCCTGGCCGGGGCCGTCGTCGTCCTCACCCGTCAGGCCGTCATCGACCTGCCCACCGCCGCGATCGCCCTGGTCACCCTCGGCCTGCTGTGGCGCTTCAAAATCCCCGAACCGTACGTCGTCCTCGCCGCCGGAACACTCGGGCTCGTCCTGCACTGA
- a CDS encoding DUF4118 domain-containing protein → MTGPFSLVAAVVVPLALSAVLLPARGHLANTNVALLLVVAVVAVAAVGHRLAGAVAALSAAAWFDFFFTRPYERFSISNSSDITTAVLLLAVGLAVSQLAARARRFEVVAVTDAGHLARIHDAAILARSKPAPAVVDHIRAELVDLLGLRACRFEYGSLIGRPPRLEHDGSIVVGGKPWPTEELGMPAEDVELRVFANGKYVGRFMLTPAPGSVPDRQSLLVAVTLADQAGAALETTAGHATAA, encoded by the coding sequence ATGACGGGGCCGTTCTCACTGGTGGCGGCGGTGGTGGTCCCGCTCGCGCTGAGTGCGGTGCTGCTGCCGGCGCGCGGCCACCTGGCCAACACCAATGTCGCCCTGCTGCTGGTCGTCGCGGTGGTGGCGGTGGCCGCCGTGGGGCACCGGCTGGCCGGTGCCGTGGCCGCGCTGAGCGCCGCCGCGTGGTTCGACTTCTTCTTCACCCGCCCCTACGAGCGGTTCAGCATCAGCAACTCGTCCGACATCACCACGGCGGTGCTGCTGCTCGCGGTCGGCCTCGCGGTGTCCCAACTCGCGGCCCGTGCCCGGAGGTTCGAGGTAGTCGCGGTCACCGACGCCGGCCATCTCGCGCGGATCCACGACGCAGCGATCCTGGCCCGTTCGAAGCCCGCCCCGGCGGTGGTGGACCACATTCGGGCCGAGTTGGTCGACCTCCTCGGCCTGCGGGCCTGCCGGTTCGAGTACGGCTCCCTCATCGGCCGCCCGCCGCGCCTGGAACACGACGGCTCCATCGTCGTCGGCGGCAAGCCCTGGCCGACCGAGGAGCTGGGCATGCCCGCCGAGGACGTGGAGCTGCGCGTGTTCGCCAACGGCAAGTACGTGGGCCGTTTCATGCTCACCCCCGCCCCTGGCAGCGTCCCCGACCGCCAGTCCCTCCTCGTCGCCGTCACCCTGGCTGACCAGGCCGGTGCCGCCCTGGAGACCACCGCGGGCCACGCCACGGCGGCTTGA